The following coding sequences lie in one Arachis ipaensis cultivar K30076 chromosome B03, Araip1.1, whole genome shotgun sequence genomic window:
- the LOC107629227 gene encoding auxin response factor 10-like yields MKEGEKSLDPQLWHACAGSMVQMPQVNSKVFYFPQGHAEHAQTAIDLSTPSLRVPPLIPCRVATVRFMADPETDEVFAKIKLVPLKSSELDQNDNTLEGEVVVENQEKPASFAKTLTQSDANNGGGFSVPRYCAETIFPRLDYSAEPPVQTVVAKDVHGELWKFRHIYRGTPRRHLLTTGWSTFVNQKKLVAGDSVVFLRAENGDLCVGIRRAKRGIGIGIGGGCEGSSLWSSASSGNGNSNGGPYGALSMFLREENNKLLRNSNGRCSYSSSSSSSRVRAEDVVEAVSMAARNQAFEVVYSPRASTPEFCIKASSVSDAMRIQWCSGMRFKMPFETEDSSRISWFMGTVASVQVADPIRWPNSPWRILQVTWDEPDLLQNVKRVSPWLVELVSNMPIINISPFSPPRKKLRFPQHPDFPQDIQFTSLPTFPGNYIGPNSPMYCLSENAPASIQGTRHAQIGISLSDFHLSNKLQLGLLPTSIHRLDVHNRDMTNHDKSKESLSCLLTMGKSNKSLENSDNNVKTHQFLLFGQPILTEQQISRTGKDSPDETKIKEKCFLGEAKFAVSQHIPPGKASNAAEFSWQIGLETSHCKVFLESEDVGRTLDLSSLGSYEELYRKLANMFDMERSEIFNHVLYRDETSAVKKIGEEPFSEFMKTAKRLTILMDSSSKNIRRAWITGSRSGEHGIDASNKTGPLSIFV; encoded by the exons ATGAAGGAAGGTGAGAAGAGCTTGGATCCGCAGCTATGGCATGCGTGTGCAGGTTCCATGGTTCAGATGCCTCAAGTGAACTCGAAAGTTTTCTACTTTCCACAAGGGCATGCAGAACACGCTCAAACCGCCATTGATCTCTCAACTCCTTCTTTGAGGGTTCCACCACTCATCCCTTGCAGGGTTGCAACAGTGAGATTCATGGCTGACCCTGAAACAGATGAAGTTTTCGCAAAGATAAAGCTTGTTCCACTGAAAAGTTCAGAGCTTGATCAAAACGACAACACCTTGGAGGGTGAAGTTGTTGTGGAGAATCAAGAAAAGCCTGCATCTTTTGCAAAGACTTTGACCCAATCTGATGCTAACAATGGTGGGGGTTTCTCAGTCCCTCGTTACTGTGCAGAAACCATCTTCCCCCGGCTCGATTACTCGGCGGAGCCGCCGGTTCAGACGGTGGTGGCAAAGGATGTTCATGGTGAGCTATGGAAGTTTAGGCATATATATAGAGGTACACCAAGGAGGCACTTGCTTACAACTGGTTGGAGCACTTTTGTTAATCAGAAGAAGCTTGTAGCTGGTGATTCTGTGGTGTTTCTGAGGGCTGAAAATGGTGATCTTTGTGTTGGGATTAGGAGGGCAAAAAGGGGAATTGGAATTGGAATTGGTGGTGGTTGTGAGGGTTCATCTTTGTGGAGTTCAGCTTCTTCTGGTAATGGTAATAGTAATGGAGGGCCTTATGGAGCATTGTCAATGTTCTTGAGAGAGGAGAACAACAAGCTTTTAAGGAATAGTAACGGAAggtgttcttattcttcttcttcttcttcttcaagggTGAGAGCTGAAGATGTTGTGGAAGCTGTGTCAATGGCTGCAAGGAACCAAGCATTTGAGGTTGTGTATTCTCCAAGGGCAAGCACTCCTGAGTTCTGCATTAAGGCTTCTTCTGTGAGTGATGCAATGAGGATCCAATGGTGTTCTGGCATGAGGTTCAAGATGCCCTTTGAGACTGAGGATTCTTCTAGGATCAGCTGGTTCATGGGGACTGTTGCTTCCGTTCAGGTTGCTGATCCTATCCGCTGGCCGAATTCGCCTTGGCGAATTCTTCAG GTTACTTGGGATGAGCCTGATTTGCTACAAAATGTGAAGAGAGTTAGTCCATGGTTGGTTGAATTGGTATCAAACATGCCAATCATCAATATCTCGCCATTCTCTCCACCAAGGAAGAAGTTGAGGTTTCCTCAGCACCCAGACTTCCCTCAGGACATTCAGTTCACATCGTTACCAACGTTTCCGGGCAATTATATCGGGCCGAATAGCCCCATGTATTGTTTATCTGAAAACGCTCCCGCAAGCATACAGGGAACCAGGCATGCTCAAATCGGAATATCTCTTTCAGATTTCCACCTCAGCAATAAACTGCAGTTGGGGCTGCTTCCAACTAGTATCCATCGGCTCGATGTTCATAACCGCGACATGACCAACCATGATAAGAGCAAAGAGAGCTTATCATGCTTGCTCACCAtgggaaaatccaacaagagtcTGGAGAATTCTGATAACAATGTTAAGACACACCAGTTTTTGCTTTTTGGTCAGCCTATTCTCACTGAGCAACAAATCTCTCGAACCGGAAAAGACTCGCCGGACGAGACTAAGATCAAAGAGAAGTGCTTCTTAGGTGAAGCTAAATTTGCAGTTTCACAGCACATTCCACCAGGAAAAGCTTCTAATGCTGCCGAGTTTTCGTGGCAAATCGGCTTGGAAACTAGCCATTGCAAGGTTTTCTTGGAATCAGAAGATGTAGGAAGAACCTTAGACCTATCAAGCCTTGGTTCATATGAAGAACTCTATAGAAAACTGGCCAACATGTTTGATATGGAACGATCTGAGATCTTCAACCATGTTCTTTACCGCGACGAAACAAGTGCTGTTAAGAAAATTGGAGAAGAACCCTTCAG TGAATTCATGAAGACAGCAAAAAGATTGACAATTCTTATGGATTCAAGCAGCAAAAATATTAGAAG GGCATGGATTACAGGGAGTCGCAGTGGTGAACATGGAATTGATGCATCAAACAAAACTGGTCCTCTTAGcatatttgtttaa
- the LOC107632366 gene encoding uncharacterized protein LOC107632366 yields MASEDSFLVLVHHRGSIKRKTRPGVKFTDKDPLCIVVSPSTSYDALVSSVFVKLGLEGVKRVKKFFYRIPTTVLHDTVKYDCFTIGSDEDLQVMFLSRRQFPEVRTPELLAKLVDVVSNSGGSNRNANTIATVAGSSSRPAVASSSIPVYEPAVQLAASPSFAVDLSGNVGDEVGYGEHLPTDVRCPTPAGVGEGLFDDADDDDVERDLIADESGNDVGAGDPIRATGGSSSGTQQYPPHFSSLDLEAMRQDDYPGQLAGFGARDTEGSAGMTEFQVGQQFQDKDEALLSVKTYSIRRGVQYKVVESDYRSATSDTTNLVVDHPGDMSNSIQTVKPPQIVPHRLNMPIR; encoded by the exons ATGGCTAGTGAGGATAGTTTTCTAGTGCTAGTACACCATAGAGGAtcgattaagagaaaaactcgCCCTGGcgtgaagttcactgataaggatcctctATGTATTGTCGTGAGTCCCTCGACCAGCTACGATGCTCTCGTTAGCTCCGTGTTTGTCAAGCTTGGTCTGGAAGGAGTGAaaagggttaagaagtttttctatcgcattccaaccACGGTTCTCCATGAtacggtgaagtatgattgtttcaccaTCGGGAGTGAcgaggacttgcaggtcatgtttctTTCTCGTAGGCAGTTTCccgaggtgaggacaccagaactgttggcaaagttggttgacgTGGTATCAAACTCGGGTGGGTCGAACCGCAATGCCAACACTATAGCCACGGTGGCCGGTTCAAGCTCGAGACCTGCGGTTGCTTCCTCCTCCATTCCAGTGTATGAGCCAGCGGTCCAACTTGCCGCCTCCCCATCGTTTGCTGTTGATCTCAGCGGCAATGTTGGAGACGAGGTTGGATATGGGGAACATCTTCCGACCGACGTACGGTGTCCTACACCGGCTGGAGTGGGAGAGGGATTGTTTGATGATGCAGATGACGATGATGTCGAGCGGGATCTTATCGCCGATGAAAGCGGCAATGATGTTGGAGCGGGCGATCCGATAAGGGCTACTGGTGGAtctagttctggcacacagcagtatccacccCATTTTTCATCTTTGGACCTGGAAGCCATGAGACAGGATGATTATCCTGGGCAGCTTGCTGGATTTGGCGCCAGGGATACAGAAGGGTCCGCCGGtatgacagagttccaggttggtcaacAATTTCAGGACAAAGATGAGGCGCTGTTGAGTGTGAAGACGTACAGCATCcgccgaggggtacagtacaaggtagttgAGTCTGACTATCGAAG CGCAACATCAGATaccactaacctcgtcgttgatcacCCCGGCGATATGAGCAACTCCATCCAGACGGTAAAGCCTCCCCAGATCGTCCCCCATCGCCTGAATATGCCGATCCGGTGA
- the LOC107629226 gene encoding serine/threonine-protein phosphatase 6 regulatory subunit 3 isoform X2 yields the protein MFWKLATISASSPVEAILDKENFTLEELLDEEEIIQECKALNSRLINFLRDRAQVEQLLRYITEEPPEDAENKRVFKFPFIACEIFTCEIDVILKTLVDEEELMDLLFSFLEPDRPHSTLLAGYFSKVVVCLMTRKTVPLMNYVQAHQHVFRQLVDLIGITSIMEVLVRLVGSDDHAYPNFINVVQWLAESNLLEMIVDKLSPSSPPEVHANVAETLCTITRIASSTLAVKLSSPSFVTKILDYALEDSQSKSSLIYSLSVCISLLDPKRSVVSFPLFHSFRSQNMYEPPIPINPDTIGAMLPKLGDLLVILNVSSDQKVLPTTYGELRPPLGKHRLKIVEFIAVLLKTGNDVAEKELVKSGTIQRVINLFFEYPYNNALHHQVESTILSCLESKTDAITDHLLRECDLIGRFLQADKQRILSAESNLPTVPAAGKRAPRAGNIGHITRIVNKLVHLAHNRGQLLTFLQQNSEWNEWQTTALQERNMVENVHRWACGRPTALQDKMRDSDDDDLHDRDYDVAALANNLSETLRYKIYGNDDNEEERGNLDRDDEDVYFDDDSAEVVISSLRLGDDQGSS from the exons ATGTTCTGGAAGCTCGCTactatctctgcctcctctcct GTGGAGGCAATACTAGACAAGGAGAATTTTACTTTGGAAGAGCTTctggatgaagaagaaataatccaaGAATGCAAGGCCTTAAACAGTCGTCTTATAAACTT TCTGAGAGATAGAGCTCAGGTTGAGCAATTGCTTCGCTACATTACTGAAGAACCACCAGAGGATGCTGAAAACAAACGGGTTTTCAA GTTTCCATTCATTGCCTGTGAGATCTTTACATGTGAAATTGATGTCATTTTGAAGACCTTGGTGGATGAAGAAGAG CTCATGGACTTATTATTCTCCTTTTTGGAACCTGATCGTCCTCATAGTACTTTACTGGCTGGGTACTTTAGTAAG GTTGTTGTTTGCCTAATGACTAGGAAGACAGTGCCTCTTATGAATTATGTTCAA GCTCATCAGCATGTTTTTCGCCAACTGGTTGATTTGATAGGAATTACATCCATTATGGAG GTTTTGGTTCGATTAGTAGGTTCTGATGACCATGCATATCCCAATTTCATAAATGTGGTGCAATGGTTGGCTGAAAGCAACCTGCTGGAGATGATTGTTGATAAATTAAGTCCATCT AGTCCTCCTGAAGTTCATGCCAATGTAGCTGAAACATTATGTACAATAACTAGAATTGCATCTTCTACTTTAGCAGTCAAACTTTCAAGTCCAAG TTTTGTCACAAAAATTTTGGATTATGCATTGGAAGATTCACAATCAAAGTCCAGCCTTATCTACTCACTCTCAGTGTGTATTTCTTTGTTGGATCCCAAAAGATCAGTTGTGTCATTTCCACTATTTCATTCGTTCAGAAGTCAAAACATGTATGAGCCGCCAATTCCTATAAACCCGGATACTATTGGCGCTATGCTCCCTAAACTTG GTGACTTGCTTGTGATTTTGAATGTGTCATCTGATCAGAAGGTATTGCCTACAACATATGGTGAATTGAGACCTCCACTTGGGAAGCATCGATTAAAG ATTGTGGAGTTTATTGCTGTACTTCTGAAAACTGGAAATGATGTGGCAGAAAAAGAGCTGGTCAAATCAGGAACCATTCAACGAGTTATTAATCTTTTCTTTGA GTACCCATACAATAATGCATTACACCATCAAGTAGAAAGTACCATATTATCATGTTTGGAGAGCAAAACTGATGCTATTACTGATCATCTTCTTCGAGAGTGTGATTTAATTGGAAGGTTTCTACAAGCAGACAAACAACGTATTCTGTCTGCTGAAAGCAATCTG CCAACAGTACCTGCCGCAGGAAAACGAGCACCACGGGCAGGAAATATTGGACATATTACTAGAATTGTCAATAAGCTTGTTCACTTGGCACATAACCGAGGCCAACTGCTGACATTTCTTCAG CAAAACAGTGAGTGGAATGAGTGGCAAACTACAGCTCTTCAGGAGCGTAACATGGTTGAGAATGTTCACCGTTGGGCTTGTGG ACGACCAACTGCATTGCAAGATAAGATGAGGGATAGTGATGATGATGACCTTCATGACAGAGACTATGACGTTGCAGCTCTAGCAAATAATTTGAGCGAGACTTTAAGATACAAAATATATGGAAATGATGATAATGAAGAG GAACGAGGAAATCTTGATCGGGATGATGAG GATGTTTACTTTGATGATGATTCTGCTGAAGTAGTCATATCATCCCTTAGACTAGGTGATGATCAAGGGAG CTcttga
- the LOC107629226 gene encoding serine/threonine-protein phosphatase 6 regulatory subunit 3 isoform X1, with amino-acid sequence MFWKLATISASSPVEAILDKENFTLEELLDEEEIIQECKALNSRLINFLRDRAQVEQLLRYITEEPPEDAENKRVFKFPFIACEIFTCEIDVILKTLVDEEELMDLLFSFLEPDRPHSTLLAGYFSKVVVCLMTRKTVPLMNYVQAHQHVFRQLVDLIGITSIMEVLVRLVGSDDHAYPNFINVVQWLAESNLLEMIVDKLSPSSPPEVHANVAETLCTITRIASSTLAVKLSSPSFVTKILDYALEDSQSKSSLIYSLSVCISLLDPKRSVVSFPLFHSFRSQNMYEPPIPINPDTIGAMLPKLGDLLVILNVSSDQKVLPTTYGELRPPLGKHRLKIVEFIAVLLKTGNDVAEKELVKSGTIQRVINLFFEYPYNNALHHQVESTILSCLESKTDAITDHLLRECDLIGRFLQADKQRILSAESNLPTVPAAGKRAPRAGNIGHITRIVNKLVHLAHNRGQLLTFLQQNSEWNEWQTTALQERNMVENVHRWACGRPTALQDKMRDSDDDDLHDRDYDVAALANNLSETLRYKIYGNDDNEEERGNLDRDDEDVYFDDDSAEVVISSLRLGDDQGSNLFTNSNWFAFQDDQIGNAPGATSSSEMMDKVKLNEAANGGSNSSDDEVVVGVDELTDSKNTSIAANSRTNFFSGLAGSNAMNGDVLDFESVKASGSNDMEFFRFDAPENEDLFGDRPLPDWVGWGEPASSTNPFVDHDESDGSTKPQVGSPNASSPTKGESSPSNGSPSSRDSGEGGSPKPVVVPSLFEEDVEFVGVELEGTEKAMEQALKEGIVGEAGPLKRKIVPKVPEKESSEEGNPGMKEFNDANYWRVDQEVAVLE; translated from the exons ATGTTCTGGAAGCTCGCTactatctctgcctcctctcct GTGGAGGCAATACTAGACAAGGAGAATTTTACTTTGGAAGAGCTTctggatgaagaagaaataatccaaGAATGCAAGGCCTTAAACAGTCGTCTTATAAACTT TCTGAGAGATAGAGCTCAGGTTGAGCAATTGCTTCGCTACATTACTGAAGAACCACCAGAGGATGCTGAAAACAAACGGGTTTTCAA GTTTCCATTCATTGCCTGTGAGATCTTTACATGTGAAATTGATGTCATTTTGAAGACCTTGGTGGATGAAGAAGAG CTCATGGACTTATTATTCTCCTTTTTGGAACCTGATCGTCCTCATAGTACTTTACTGGCTGGGTACTTTAGTAAG GTTGTTGTTTGCCTAATGACTAGGAAGACAGTGCCTCTTATGAATTATGTTCAA GCTCATCAGCATGTTTTTCGCCAACTGGTTGATTTGATAGGAATTACATCCATTATGGAG GTTTTGGTTCGATTAGTAGGTTCTGATGACCATGCATATCCCAATTTCATAAATGTGGTGCAATGGTTGGCTGAAAGCAACCTGCTGGAGATGATTGTTGATAAATTAAGTCCATCT AGTCCTCCTGAAGTTCATGCCAATGTAGCTGAAACATTATGTACAATAACTAGAATTGCATCTTCTACTTTAGCAGTCAAACTTTCAAGTCCAAG TTTTGTCACAAAAATTTTGGATTATGCATTGGAAGATTCACAATCAAAGTCCAGCCTTATCTACTCACTCTCAGTGTGTATTTCTTTGTTGGATCCCAAAAGATCAGTTGTGTCATTTCCACTATTTCATTCGTTCAGAAGTCAAAACATGTATGAGCCGCCAATTCCTATAAACCCGGATACTATTGGCGCTATGCTCCCTAAACTTG GTGACTTGCTTGTGATTTTGAATGTGTCATCTGATCAGAAGGTATTGCCTACAACATATGGTGAATTGAGACCTCCACTTGGGAAGCATCGATTAAAG ATTGTGGAGTTTATTGCTGTACTTCTGAAAACTGGAAATGATGTGGCAGAAAAAGAGCTGGTCAAATCAGGAACCATTCAACGAGTTATTAATCTTTTCTTTGA GTACCCATACAATAATGCATTACACCATCAAGTAGAAAGTACCATATTATCATGTTTGGAGAGCAAAACTGATGCTATTACTGATCATCTTCTTCGAGAGTGTGATTTAATTGGAAGGTTTCTACAAGCAGACAAACAACGTATTCTGTCTGCTGAAAGCAATCTG CCAACAGTACCTGCCGCAGGAAAACGAGCACCACGGGCAGGAAATATTGGACATATTACTAGAATTGTCAATAAGCTTGTTCACTTGGCACATAACCGAGGCCAACTGCTGACATTTCTTCAG CAAAACAGTGAGTGGAATGAGTGGCAAACTACAGCTCTTCAGGAGCGTAACATGGTTGAGAATGTTCACCGTTGGGCTTGTGG ACGACCAACTGCATTGCAAGATAAGATGAGGGATAGTGATGATGATGACCTTCATGACAGAGACTATGACGTTGCAGCTCTAGCAAATAATTTGAGCGAGACTTTAAGATACAAAATATATGGAAATGATGATAATGAAGAG GAACGAGGAAATCTTGATCGGGATGATGAG GATGTTTACTTTGATGATGATTCTGCTGAAGTAGTCATATCATCCCTTAGACTAGGTGATGATCAAGGGAG TAATCTGTTTACAAACTCAAACTGGTTTGCTTTCCAAGATGATCAAATTGGCAATGCACCTGGGGCCACATCATCCTCGGAGATGATGGATAAGGTAAAACTGAATGAAGCTGCTAATGGTGGTAGCAACAGTAGTGACGATGAGGTAGTTGTTGGAGTAGATGAATTGACAGACAGCAAAAATACTAGTATTGCAGCCAACTCAAGGACAAACTTCTTTAGTGGTTTAGCTGGTAGCAATGCCATGAATGGGGATGTTTTAGACTTCGAAAGTGTGAAAGCAAGCGGTTCAAACGATATGGAATTCTTCAGGTTTGATGCACCTGAGAATGAAGACTTATTTGGAGACAGGCCTTTACCTGATTGGGTGGGATGGGGAGAACCTGCCTCAAGCACAAACCCCTTTGTGGATCATGACGAGTCGGATGGTTCTACTAAGCCTCAAGTAGGCAGCCCTAATGCAAGTTCTCCTACAAAAGGCGAATCAAGCCCATCAAATGGATCACCATCAAGTAGAGATTCTGGGGAGGGGGGTAGTCCAAAACCAGTCGTGGTACCCTCTCTATTTGAAGAGGATGTTGAATTTGTAGGTGTAGAATTAGAAGGTACTGAAAAGGCAATGGAACAGGCTCTTAAAGAAGGGATAGTTGGGGAAGCAGGACCTTTGAAAAGGAAGATAGTCCCAAAAGTGCCAGAGAAGGAAAGTTCTGAAGAAGGCAATCCTGGTATGAAGGAATTCAATGATGCAAATTACTGGAGGGTTGACCAAGAAGTTGCTGTTCTTGAGTGA